The Pseudocalidococcus azoricus BACA0444 genome includes a region encoding these proteins:
- a CDS encoding TIGR03279 family radical SAM protein — MSHATIQPALISGVLPDSIAAEIGFEPGDALVAINGERPRDLIDYRFLCADEVLELEVLDQRGKTHHVEIEKDYDADLGLEFTTALFDGLIQCNNRCPFCFIDQQPPGKRASLYAKDDDYRLSFLYGSYLTLTNLTPAEWERIARLRLSPLYVSVHATEPEVRIRLLKNPRAGKILEHLAWFQEQGLQIHAQVVVCPGLNDGDHLTQTLQDLAQFHQLPWPAVASIAVVPLGLTRFRPEEDELTPVTPAIAQTVISQVQALQAQFQKKVGSPLAWLADEWFLIAGQDLPPESHYADYPQLSNGVGSIRLFLDEFQQMEPTLPTVLDIPRSLTWVVGNTVEKAFRPICTRLNQIAGLSLNMVALNSNYWGQAMTVTGLLTGQDLEQGLQHLDLGDGVLIPGVMLKADQAVFLDDMPLEVLEQSLGVPMRVITGGINGLIQACTTPTLIEQPANFRQPRR; from the coding sequence ATGAGTCACGCGACGATTCAACCTGCCCTGATTAGTGGGGTTCTCCCAGATTCCATTGCCGCTGAGATTGGCTTTGAGCCAGGAGATGCCCTAGTAGCGATTAACGGAGAACGGCCGCGGGATTTGATTGATTATCGGTTTTTATGTGCCGATGAAGTTCTGGAGCTAGAAGTTTTGGATCAGCGGGGAAAAACCCACCATGTCGAAATTGAAAAAGACTATGACGCTGACCTGGGCCTGGAGTTCACCACGGCTTTATTTGATGGGCTGATCCAGTGTAATAATCGCTGCCCCTTTTGTTTTATTGATCAGCAACCCCCCGGCAAACGGGCCAGTCTCTACGCCAAAGATGATGACTATCGCCTCAGTTTTTTATATGGCAGTTATTTAACCCTGACCAACTTAACCCCGGCCGAGTGGGAGCGAATTGCCCGTTTACGCCTGTCACCCTTATATGTTTCCGTTCATGCTACAGAGCCAGAGGTGCGGATTCGCCTGCTCAAAAACCCACGGGCCGGTAAAATTCTTGAACATCTGGCCTGGTTTCAGGAGCAAGGGTTACAAATTCATGCCCAAGTGGTGGTTTGTCCAGGCCTGAACGATGGCGACCATTTAACTCAAACCTTGCAGGATTTAGCTCAATTTCATCAACTCCCTTGGCCAGCGGTGGCTTCCATTGCGGTGGTTCCCCTGGGCTTAACTCGATTTCGTCCAGAGGAGGACGAACTGACTCCTGTTACCCCGGCCATCGCTCAAACTGTGATTAGTCAAGTGCAAGCATTACAGGCCCAGTTTCAAAAAAAAGTTGGCAGTCCCCTGGCCTGGTTAGCGGATGAGTGGTTTTTAATCGCTGGTCAAGATTTACCCCCCGAAAGTCACTATGCAGACTATCCACAACTGAGTAATGGGGTCGGTTCAATTCGTTTATTTTTAGATGAATTTCAACAGATGGAGCCAACCTTACCCACTGTCCTAGACATTCCCCGCTCCTTAACTTGGGTAGTCGGGAATACCGTGGAAAAAGCATTTAGGCCCATCTGTACACGTTTGAATCAAATTGCCGGGTTGAGCTTAAATATGGTGGCCCTTAACAGTAACTATTGGGGCCAGGCCATGACCGTAACCGGCCTATTAACCGGCCAGGATTTAGAACAAGGCTTACAACATTTGGATTTAGGGGATGGGGTTTTAATTCCCGGTGTGATGCTAAAGGCTGACCAGGCAGTGTTTTTAGACGATATGCCATTAGAGGTGTTAGAACAATCCTTGGGTGTGCCGATGCGGGTGATTACAGGTGGCATCAATGGACTGATCCAGGCCTGCACAACTCCAACCCTCATTGAACAGCCAGCTAATTTCCGACAACCCAGGCGTTAA
- a CDS encoding sensor histidine kinase → MTRITLGAFLKLVPTYRASMGVADWLGHWSADQTREGAVMLLDHLGCPQAVVNGWAIAAQVQVDPKLKSKTLDCEQFQAWALPMITVRADLAVEEWLETPTLPDLVALVGLNGQYLGLLDLGALVRYCLFAEVSWQGGDGSEIPPELLRAWEALAWPVLIQTGEGEAIWQNSAWQTQLGPGGIALNVDRQGSRPGLNLNATYGSRWQFYPLPLSSHHGILASTHILKTQPELLPALCLTGLGQSLVNSLEIATAASVTLWLVLGLEIPHLEPWTEELNANLTALRQRYQYQQKFLSALNHELKNPVTSLLSLTQLLLQSDPEHGELRQQDCLALMERASRQLSFLLNQWLELTEAAQGNVDLTWEPLALRLLVHQAQEWLIQQLPSFGGGLTAAELGQRFEHFHIEIPPGLTHLSGDRLRLRQSCGYLLMVLAGLGQGNLDSPQGEDWGCRVKQWPGWQELQFWQTGRGIPITEQCHLLDAMPEAGTSGAGVGLGIILSRQFIRLHGGELSFWAKDGAAGAGLEFSLLFPVNLEHQGQLILLYGHDPAWLRQLSDYWAGLGYATAIARQDLELLDKSRQLRPQAIVLEPQLYQSGGQHLFLASLRNLLTAMAETAKIPLISWSQGSVPEPHPGVYLLTEPEDLSGLAALINQLATVKFPSSSPPLTPVKSLPVKTSAPTTVLTVLRLGATHAFTPQLHRFLEATDLEQGQLLAEIWQPDILLWDLPLPTGLNELTTLPDYPLLSRLPLVTLDEQITRQAYQIPGVAVYPCLDVALLGQVIERAWRHSII, encoded by the coding sequence ATGACTAGGATCACCCTGGGTGCATTTCTCAAGCTTGTCCCGACCTACAGAGCCTCCATGGGGGTGGCGGATTGGTTAGGGCATTGGTCAGCGGATCAGACCAGGGAGGGGGCGGTGATGCTACTGGATCACTTAGGGTGTCCCCAGGCCGTGGTCAATGGTTGGGCCATTGCCGCGCAGGTACAAGTCGATCCGAAACTGAAGTCTAAAACCCTAGACTGTGAACAGTTCCAGGCCTGGGCGTTACCGATGATTACCGTCCGGGCCGATTTAGCTGTGGAAGAGTGGCTCGAAACTCCAACCCTGCCAGACTTGGTGGCCTTGGTGGGTTTGAATGGCCAGTACTTGGGTCTATTGGATTTAGGGGCTTTAGTACGATATTGCCTATTCGCAGAGGTCAGTTGGCAGGGCGGTGACGGGAGTGAAATTCCCCCAGAGTTGCTGCGGGCCTGGGAGGCGTTGGCTTGGCCAGTCTTAATTCAAACAGGGGAAGGGGAGGCCATTTGGCAAAACTCGGCCTGGCAAACTCAACTGGGGCCTGGGGGCATTGCCTTGAACGTAGATCGGCAGGGGAGCCGGCCTGGGTTGAACCTCAATGCGACCTATGGCAGCCGCTGGCAGTTCTATCCCTTGCCCCTCAGTAGTCATCATGGGATCTTAGCCTCGACTCACATCTTAAAAACCCAGCCAGAACTCTTACCTGCCTTATGTCTAACGGGCCTGGGGCAGTCGCTGGTGAATAGTCTTGAGATCGCCACCGCCGCCTCTGTCACCCTTTGGCTAGTCCTCGGCCTGGAAATTCCCCACCTAGAACCCTGGACAGAGGAACTAAATGCCAACCTGACCGCCCTGCGGCAACGTTATCAATACCAACAAAAGTTTTTATCTGCCCTCAATCACGAGCTAAAAAACCCAGTCACTAGCCTCCTCAGCCTGACCCAACTGCTACTGCAATCTGATCCAGAGCATGGGGAGTTGCGCCAACAGGATTGCCTAGCATTGATGGAGCGGGCCAGTCGTCAACTGAGTTTTTTGCTGAATCAGTGGTTAGAGTTAACGGAGGCGGCCCAAGGGAATGTGGATTTAACCTGGGAACCCCTAGCTTTACGGCTCCTTGTTCACCAGGCCCAGGAATGGCTGATTCAACAGTTACCCAGTTTTGGCGGTGGCTTAACGGCTGCGGAACTTGGCCAACGTTTTGAGCACTTTCACATAGAAATACCCCCTGGCTTGACCCATCTTTCTGGGGATCGGTTACGACTGCGGCAGAGTTGTGGCTATCTCTTGATGGTGTTGGCTGGTCTGGGGCAAGGGAATTTAGACAGTCCACAGGGGGAGGATTGGGGCTGCCGGGTCAAACAATGGCCGGGCTGGCAAGAGTTGCAGTTTTGGCAAACCGGTCGGGGGATTCCGATCACGGAACAATGTCACTTACTCGATGCAATGCCTGAGGCAGGGACATCGGGGGCCGGGGTTGGCCTGGGGATCATCTTATCCCGACAATTCATTCGCCTCCACGGGGGAGAACTATCCTTTTGGGCTAAAGATGGGGCTGCTGGGGCTGGCCTGGAATTTAGTCTCTTGTTTCCGGTCAATTTGGAGCATCAGGGGCAGTTGATTTTGCTCTATGGCCATGACCCGGCCTGGCTGCGACAACTCTCAGATTATTGGGCGGGCCTGGGTTATGCAACGGCTATTGCTCGGCAAGATTTAGAACTTCTGGATAAAAGTCGCCAACTCCGACCCCAGGCCATTGTTTTGGAACCCCAACTCTATCAGTCCGGTGGGCAACATCTCTTCTTAGCCAGCCTGCGGAATCTTTTAACCGCAATGGCGGAAACTGCCAAAATCCCCTTAATTTCTTGGAGTCAAGGGAGCGTCCCAGAACCCCATCCCGGTGTGTATCTCCTCACTGAACCAGAAGATTTGTCTGGATTAGCCGCCTTGATTAACCAACTGGCGACGGTAAAATTTCCGAGCAGTTCCCCTCCGCTCACCCCGGTTAAATCCTTACCCGTGAAGACCTCAGCACCAACAACGGTCTTAACTGTTTTGCGTCTGGGGGCGACCCATGCCTTTACGCCTCAACTCCACCGATTTCTAGAGGCAACGGATCTGGAACAAGGGCAACTTTTAGCTGAAATTTGGCAGCCGGATATTTTACTTTGGGACTTACCCCTCCCAACAGGCCTGAACGAACTGACAACCTTACCGGACTATCCCCTGTTATCCCGTTTACCCTTAGTCACCTTGGATGAGCAAATCACGCGCCAAGCCTATCAAATTCCCGGTGTGGCGGTTTATCCCTGTTTAGATGTGGCGTTGCTGGGGCAGGTGATTGAGCGGGCCTGGAGACATTCGATAATCTGA
- a CDS encoding cytochrome c biogenesis protein, whose protein sequence is MDAQNQSINQFHLAQAWLVKLWKKDILPMLADLRLAIVLLLVIALLSIAGTVIEQGQAPEFYFANYPESPALFGFLTGKRLLFLGLDRVYQTWWYLALLVLFGTSLTACTFTRQFPALTAARRWKYYDQPRQFQKLALSTELSGVELRDIGEILATKGYKVFQADDRLYARKGLAGRIGPIIVHASMILILLGGIVGSLTGFMAQELILSGNTFNIAHLIQAGPFSHAPQDWSVRVNRFWINYDTAGEIDQFYSDLSVLDQQGAEVKRDTIHVNQPLKYHGVSLYQADWSIGGVRFRINQSPVLQLPMAQLDTGGKGRLWGTWIPTKTDLSAGISLIARDLQGTLLVYDTDGKFLTSLRAGVSQEINGVTLTIEEILGSTGLQIKADPGIPLFYLGFALLMAGVIMSYVSHSQTWGLVQGETLYFGGRTNRAQITFEQELCQIIECLQARSITCPSNATSKQG, encoded by the coding sequence ATGGATGCACAAAATCAATCAATCAATCAATTTCATCTCGCCCAGGCCTGGTTGGTCAAGCTCTGGAAAAAAGACATTCTCCCGATGCTGGCCGATTTGCGCTTGGCGATTGTCCTGCTGTTGGTGATTGCCCTGCTGAGTATTGCCGGAACTGTGATCGAACAGGGCCAGGCCCCGGAATTTTATTTTGCTAACTATCCCGAAAGTCCAGCCCTCTTTGGTTTTTTAACGGGAAAACGCCTCTTATTTCTGGGCTTGGATCGCGTCTATCAAACCTGGTGGTATTTAGCCCTGCTGGTTTTGTTTGGGACGAGTTTAACTGCCTGTACCTTTACTCGCCAATTTCCAGCCCTTACTGCCGCTAGACGGTGGAAATATTATGATCAGCCCCGGCAATTTCAAAAACTAGCTTTAAGTACGGAACTGTCTGGAGTTGAGCTAAGGGATATTGGGGAAATATTGGCCACCAAGGGCTATAAGGTGTTCCAGGCCGATGATCGTCTCTATGCACGCAAGGGCCTAGCCGGACGGATTGGGCCGATTATTGTCCATGCCAGTATGATTTTGATCCTGTTGGGGGGAATTGTCGGCTCCTTGACTGGATTTATGGCTCAGGAGTTAATCCTCAGCGGGAATACATTTAACATTGCCCATCTGATCCAGGCCGGGCCCTTTTCCCATGCGCCTCAAGATTGGTCAGTCCGGGTAAATCGCTTTTGGATTAACTACGATACTGCTGGGGAAATTGATCAGTTTTATTCCGATTTGTCGGTTCTCGATCAGCAGGGCGCAGAAGTTAAGCGGGATACGATTCATGTCAACCAACCCCTAAAATATCACGGTGTCAGCCTTTACCAGGCCGATTGGTCAATTGGCGGCGTGCGGTTTCGGATTAACCAAAGCCCCGTCTTACAACTTCCCATGGCTCAACTGGATACGGGGGGCAAAGGGCGGCTTTGGGGCACTTGGATTCCGACCAAGACTGATTTGAGTGCTGGAATTTCCTTAATTGCCCGAGATTTACAGGGAACTCTGCTGGTTTATGACACCGATGGTAAATTCCTGACCAGCTTACGAGCCGGGGTTAGTCAAGAAATTAATGGCGTGACCTTGACTATTGAGGAAATTCTGGGTAGTACGGGCTTACAAATTAAAGCGGATCCGGGGATTCCTCTGTTCTATTTGGGGTTTGCCCTCTTGATGGCGGGGGTGATCATGAGTTACGTCTCCCATTCTCAAACCTGGGGCCTGGTCCAAGGGGAAACCCTGTATTTCGGCGGGCGCACCAATCGGGCCCAAATTACCTTTGAGCAGGAACTCTGTCAGATTATCGAATGTCTCCAGGCCCGCTCAATCACCTGCCCCAGCAACGCCACATCTAAACAGGGATAA
- a CDS encoding class I SAM-dependent methyltransferase, protein MTNKSVEQLMSTEHLPENFQAMDGYFGDFFGLMRSALSAGGSEFGLGMSLFSLAVSIKANRIVEIGRFKGFSTLCLASALKFLDIGWQEPQQHKQRPDINYPELEKPQTRKLYSIDPFPTTEATELITKANLSSYVELINTRSDQVTINETVDLIFIDGDHSYEGCKEDVYNYVPWILRPGGYFILHDYYGWYDAQGINNSPIKKVTDEIIAEGIYEHILMDTGYMSFTIFRNPTD, encoded by the coding sequence ATGACTAATAAAAGTGTTGAACAGTTGATGTCCACCGAACATTTACCCGAAAACTTCCAGGCCATGGATGGGTACTTTGGTGATTTCTTTGGTTTGATGCGTTCAGCCCTATCAGCGGGGGGATCAGAATTTGGTTTGGGCATGAGTTTATTTTCCTTAGCAGTCAGTATCAAAGCAAATCGGATTGTGGAAATTGGCCGGTTTAAGGGATTTTCTACCCTCTGTTTGGCCAGTGCCTTAAAGTTCTTAGATATTGGTTGGCAAGAGCCGCAGCAACATAAACAACGACCGGATATAAACTATCCTGAACTGGAAAAACCTCAGACTCGGAAATTATATTCAATTGATCCATTTCCAACAACAGAAGCAACTGAATTAATCACTAAAGCCAATCTTTCAAGTTATGTAGAACTTATCAACACCCGCTCCGATCAAGTCACCATTAATGAAACTGTAGATTTGATTTTTATTGATGGTGATCACAGTTACGAGGGGTGTAAGGAAGATGTTTATAACTATGTGCCGTGGATACTCAGGCCCGGTGGCTATTTTATTCTCCATGATTACTATGGTTGGTATGATGCCCAAGGAATTAATAACTCACCGATCAAAAAAGTTACAGATGAAATTATTGCTGAGGGAATTTATGAACATATTTTGATGGATACCGGGTATATGTCCTTCACGATTTTTAGAAATCCCACTGACTGA
- a CDS encoding 2-oxoisovalerate dehydrogenase E1 subunit beta, which produces MLPSRKVQENIFVVEEDIEGGYVACAVGESIFTQANDLETLKMMVKDAVKCHFFKNND; this is translated from the coding sequence ATTCTACCCTCTCGCAAGGTTCAAGAAAATATTTTCGTTGTTGAGGAAGATATTGAAGGTGGCTATGTTGCCTGTGCCGTAGGAGAGTCGATCTTCACCCAAGCTAATGATTTGGAAACGCTGAAAATGATGGTTAAAGATGCAGTGAAATGTCATTTTTTTAAAAATAATGACTAA
- a CDS encoding DNA gyrase/topoisomerase IV subunit A, whose translation MAEQLNLLSEGNIIPTALHTEMQQSYLEYAMSVIIGRALPDVRDGLKPVHRRILYAMYELGLTPDRPYRKCARVVGDVLGKYHPHGDQSVYDALVRLVQTFSSRYPLLDGHGNFGSVDDDPPAAMRYTETRLAPIANTAMLTEVGLATVDFAPNFDNSQQEPLVLPAQLPILLLNGSSGIAVGMATNIPPHNLNEVVDALIALIDRPEISLPDLMQHLPGPDFPTGGQIIDTKGIIQAYETGRGLVTMRGVAQIEEIQPGRGRHLRTSKALRRSAIIVTELPFQVNKAAWIEKIADLSNQGRLEGIADLRDESDRDGMRVVIELKREGHPQKVLEQLYRQTALQSNFGVILLAIVNGQPRQLSLVELLQEFLKFREETLSRRYQHELDQAQARSHIVEGLLAGLNGLDRLIDLLRQAPDGPTAKINLQEEFDLSDRQADAILAMPLRRLTGLERENLEREFQDLSQRIQELQTLLGSRHELLKALKKELRHLKRQFADPRRTQILTDVPSLPTLTTAEIDINPDLPVMVEVSQKGYGRCLTSLARNSFVIPPQAKEQWQEAKKDYPMFQAPSQRQNTLYLVGSNGKAYSVPVAQIPLTERNQKGQPLQTLLPTSAQGEQLLQVWLEPATDAPENYPDFVLITHQARVKRIPATELTSMNQRALQLIKLKDDDALAWVIPMLPTQTLIVATSTSRILRFQGETIPIMNRASAGIAAFKLGTQERIIGAIATSETTNLLLVTAQGYAKQISLNEVRPIQLGQLGTMTLKFTNPQDYLAGLVAVSPPIGAEVPEVGLVTNRERWRRMTIDQIPCGRNSSSVQVVSMEPEEVISQILSSS comes from the coding sequence ATGGCAGAGCAACTCAATTTATTAAGCGAGGGTAATATTATCCCGACGGCTTTGCACACCGAAATGCAACAGTCCTACCTTGAATACGCCATGAGTGTGATTATCGGGCGGGCTTTACCGGATGTGCGGGACGGGCTAAAACCAGTGCATCGGCGAATTTTATATGCCATGTATGAGTTGGGCTTAACACCGGATCGGCCCTATCGCAAATGTGCCCGTGTTGTTGGGGACGTGCTCGGTAAATATCATCCCCACGGTGATCAGTCGGTTTACGATGCCCTGGTGCGGTTGGTCCAAACCTTTAGTAGTCGCTATCCCCTCTTAGACGGCCATGGCAATTTTGGCTCTGTTGATGATGACCCGCCCGCGGCCATGCGTTACACAGAAACTCGGTTAGCCCCCATTGCCAATACGGCCATGTTGACGGAAGTGGGCCTGGCAACCGTGGATTTTGCCCCCAACTTTGACAATTCCCAACAGGAACCCCTTGTCCTCCCGGCCCAGTTACCGATTTTGCTCTTGAATGGCTCTTCAGGCATCGCGGTGGGAATGGCAACAAATATTCCGCCCCATAACCTGAATGAAGTGGTGGATGCCCTGATTGCTCTGATTGACCGGCCCGAGATTTCTTTACCAGATCTGATGCAGCATCTCCCCGGCCCTGACTTTCCCACCGGCGGGCAGATTATTGATACGAAAGGAATTATCCAGGCCTATGAAACGGGGCGCGGCCTAGTCACGATGCGGGGGGTAGCTCAAATTGAGGAAATTCAACCCGGCCGGGGGCGGCATCTACGAACGAGCAAGGCTCTACGGCGCAGTGCGATTATCGTGACCGAACTCCCCTTTCAAGTCAATAAGGCGGCCTGGATTGAAAAAATTGCCGATCTGAGTAACCAAGGGCGTTTAGAGGGCATTGCCGATCTGCGGGACGAAAGTGATCGGGACGGAATGCGGGTGGTAATTGAACTGAAACGGGAAGGGCATCCTCAAAAAGTCCTTGAGCAGTTATATCGGCAAACGGCCCTACAAAGTAATTTTGGTGTGATTCTCCTGGCCATCGTCAACGGTCAACCCCGGCAACTTTCGCTGGTAGAATTATTACAAGAATTTCTGAAATTTCGGGAAGAAACCCTTAGCCGCCGCTATCAACACGAACTGGATCAGGCCCAGGCCCGCAGTCATATTGTTGAGGGTTTATTGGCGGGCTTGAATGGCTTGGATCGGTTGATTGATCTCCTCCGCCAGGCCCCCGATGGCCCCACTGCAAAAATTAACCTTCAAGAGGAATTTGACTTAAGCGACCGTCAAGCCGATGCGATTTTAGCGATGCCCTTGAGACGCTTAACTGGCCTGGAACGGGAGAATTTAGAACGGGAATTTCAAGACCTTAGCCAGCGCATCCAGGAATTGCAAACCCTCCTTGGTAGCCGCCATGAACTCCTCAAAGCCCTGAAAAAAGAACTGCGCCACCTCAAACGGCAATTTGCAGATCCCCGCCGGACGCAGATACTGACTGATGTGCCAAGCCTGCCAACCCTAACCACCGCAGAAATTGACATCAATCCCGATCTGCCCGTCATGGTGGAAGTGAGTCAAAAAGGCTATGGCCGCTGTTTAACCTCCCTGGCCCGGAATAGTTTTGTGATTCCCCCCCAGGCCAAGGAGCAATGGCAAGAGGCCAAAAAAGACTATCCAATGTTCCAGGCCCCCAGTCAACGTCAAAACACCCTTTATTTAGTTGGCAGCAATGGCAAAGCCTATAGTGTTCCCGTGGCCCAAATTCCCCTCACTGAGCGCAACCAAAAAGGTCAACCGCTGCAAACCCTCTTACCCACCTCAGCCCAAGGGGAACAACTCCTTCAAGTTTGGTTAGAGCCAGCCACCGATGCCCCGGAAAATTACCCTGATTTTGTCCTGATTACCCACCAGGCCAGGGTCAAGCGAATTCCAGCCACCGAACTTACTAGCATGAATCAACGGGCATTGCAGTTAATCAAATTAAAAGACGATGATGCCTTGGCCTGGGTAATTCCGATGCTGCCAACCCAAACCCTCATTGTCGCCACCTCTACCAGTCGAATTTTACGCTTTCAAGGGGAAACCATACCGATCATGAATCGGGCCAGTGCCGGGATTGCGGCCTTTAAGTTGGGCACTCAGGAGCGAATTATTGGCGCAATTGCCACTTCAGAGACAACTAATCTGCTGCTGGTAACAGCCCAAGGGTATGCCAAACAAATTTCCTTGAATGAGGTGCGGCCAATCCAACTGGGACAACTGGGAACAATGACCCTTAAGTTTACCAATCCTCAAGATTATTTAGCAGGTCTGGTGGCGGTTTCCCCCCCAATTGGTGCAGAAGTGCCTGAGGTGGGCCTGGTCACGAATCGGGAGCGGTGGCGGCGAATGACCATTGATCAAATTCCCTGTGGCCGGAATAGCAGCAGTGTTCAAGTTGTCTCAATGGAGCCGGAGGAAGTGATTAGCCAAATTTTGTCCAGCAGTTAA
- the lspA gene encoding signal peptidase II, giving the protein MKQKNIWFWLVAWLGILTDRLSKWWVITVFDLTSPPESIPIWPGIFHFTYVTNSGAAFSLFANGSGWLRWLSLGVSLGLVAYGIWGPRLGRWEQFGYGFLLAGALGNGVDRLLTGEVVDFLDFRLIRFPIFNLADVWINLGVACLLIGIWRASQPRAHP; this is encoded by the coding sequence ATGAAGCAGAAAAATATTTGGTTTTGGCTGGTGGCCTGGCTGGGGATTCTGACGGATCGCCTCTCGAAATGGTGGGTGATCACTGTGTTTGATCTAACCAGTCCGCCCGAATCTATCCCAATTTGGCCAGGAATATTTCATTTTACCTATGTGACTAACTCCGGGGCCGCCTTTAGTCTCTTTGCCAATGGCAGTGGTTGGTTGCGCTGGTTGTCTTTGGGGGTCAGCCTGGGCCTGGTTGCCTATGGAATTTGGGGGCCGCGCTTAGGGCGTTGGGAGCAGTTCGGATATGGGTTTCTCTTGGCTGGGGCCTTGGGCAATGGGGTGGATCGGCTCTTAACGGGGGAAGTCGTTGATTTTTTAGATTTCCGGCTGATTCGGTTTCCCATTTTTAATCTGGCAGATGTTTGGATTAACCTTGGTGTGGCCTGTTTGTTGATTGGCATCTGGCGAGCTTCCCAGCCCCGGGCCCATCCCTAG
- a CDS encoding FtsX-like permease family protein: MVSIARKNLFEDFPRFMVAQAGIMFAVALVTVQTGLLEGFTKSSSLLIDGVKADLWVASKSMRFFDLTLPLPYSRVATIQQLPEVVRAEPLIIQSGIWQRLSSSDIAPVRVIGFDPKGELFQPWNIQTGSLEDLERPNTAFIDRIDATGLGITAVGQGAALNGQRLLVKGMTVGVRSLVASPYVFMSTENANLYTNLVQIPGQLPLNAAPPLAPDSPISYVLVQVVPGTDLAALKTKLADAIPNSRILTQAEMSKVTQVYWRSSTGVGFILGLGAIVGIVVGTVVVGQILYASVADHLKEYGTLKAMGASDRYLYRVILEQALWMAVLGYLPGLGLAMGLGSWTMQTRAIQILVSPTSAAVIFGVTVAMCSGAAVFAIQKVTRLDPAMVFKS, encoded by the coding sequence ATGGTTTCCATTGCCCGCAAAAACCTCTTTGAAGACTTTCCTCGCTTTATGGTCGCCCAGGCCGGGATTATGTTTGCGGTGGCCTTAGTGACGGTGCAGACGGGCCTGTTGGAGGGATTTACCAAGTCATCCAGTTTATTAATTGATGGGGTGAAAGCAGATCTCTGGGTGGCTTCCAAAAGTATGCGTTTTTTTGATCTCACCCTACCCTTGCCCTACAGTCGTGTTGCCACCATCCAACAATTACCAGAGGTTGTGCGGGCCGAGCCATTGATTATTCAAAGCGGTATCTGGCAACGGTTGAGTTCCAGTGATATTGCCCCCGTGCGAGTGATTGGATTTGACCCGAAAGGAGAGTTATTTCAACCCTGGAATATTCAAACGGGTTCCCTGGAGGATTTAGAACGTCCCAATACAGCCTTTATTGACCGGATTGATGCAACTGGCCTGGGGATTACGGCGGTGGGCCAAGGGGCCGCCTTAAATGGGCAGCGATTATTGGTGAAGGGGATGACGGTGGGAGTCCGGTCGTTGGTGGCGAGTCCCTATGTGTTTATGTCCACTGAAAATGCCAATCTCTATACCAATCTCGTCCAAATTCCCGGCCAACTGCCCCTCAATGCAGCCCCGCCCCTGGCCCCCGACTCTCCCATTAGCTATGTGCTGGTACAGGTTGTGCCCGGTACGGATCTAGCGGCCCTAAAAACTAAGCTGGCAGACGCAATTCCCAATAGTCGGATATTGACCCAGGCCGAGATGTCCAAAGTTACCCAAGTCTATTGGCGCAGTAGTACGGGAGTCGGGTTTATCCTGGGCCTGGGGGCGATTGTCGGCATTGTGGTGGGTACGGTGGTAGTGGGGCAAATCCTCTATGCCTCTGTGGCGGATCATCTGAAGGAATATGGAACCCTCAAAGCCATGGGGGCCAGTGATCGCTATCTCTATCGGGTGATCCTTGAGCAGGCCCTGTGGATGGCAGTGTTGGGCTACTTACCCGGCCTGGGGTTAGCCATGGGCTTAGGCAGTTGGACGATGCAAACTCGGGCAATTCAGATTTTAGTTAGCCCCACCTCCGCTGCGGTTATTTTTGGGGTAACGGTGGCCATGTGTAGTGGGGCTGCAGTCTTTGCAATTCAAAAAGTGACTCGGTTGGATCCAGCTATGGTCTTTAAATCCTAA